Within the Paracoccus everestensis genome, the region CAGATAAACCGGCCCGCGGCTTTCCAGCGCGTCGCCCAGCCGGGCATGGCCGACGATGACGGCGCCTGCCTCGGCAAGAACCTCGGCCCCGAAGGCGTGGTCGGGGTGCATATGGGTAACGATCAGGTGGCTGATCGGCTTGTCGCTGACGGCCCGGATCGCCGCGAACAAGGCCTGCCCCTGTGCGCGGGATGCGCCCGCGTCAATCACCGCGATGCTGTTATCCCCCACCACAAAGCCCAAGTTGGCGATCCAGCCGTCCGGGCTGTCCTCGAACTGGGCCACCTGGCCGATGTGAACATGGATGCCATCGGCCACCTGGTCCACCGCCAGGGCAGGCAGGTCGTCCAGATCCGTGCAGGTCAGGCCGCCGTCTTGCAGGTCGGACCGCTCCACCAGCCAGTCGCTGGCGATTCGCAAAGCGTCGTTGTTGCACTCGGCCAAGGTGGCATATGGCTGGCCGACCAATGTCACCGGGGCGCAGACCTGCGGATCGGCGGCCAGGCAGGCGGATAAAACGGCAAGGATCATTTCCATATTTTCCCGGATTTGGGCCGAATGTCCAACTTTTCGTGACCTGCGACCTTAGTCGTGTTGAAACGCGTTGTTGCTGGTCTAACATGATAGGCAGTCGCCATCATGGCGGCCG harbors:
- a CDS encoding quinoprotein relay system zinc metallohydrolase 2 → MILAVLSACLAADPQVCAPVTLVGQPYATLAECNNDALRIASDWLVERSDLQDGGLTCTDLDDLPALAVDQVADGIHVHIGQVAQFEDSPDGWIANLGFVVGDNSIAVIDAGASRAQGQALFAAIRAVSDKPISHLIVTHMHPDHAFGAEVLAEAGAVIVGHARLGDALESRGPVYLDNLIGLYGPGPMIGTRVVLPDVAVADRQEIDLGGRVLTLTATGPAHSDNDLTVRDSATGTLFAGDLVFRGLTPIVDGSLPGWLDWMDGPRTTGPVVPGHGPVAADWPQAVGAQQDFLAALARQTRQAIRAGLPMSQAVPAIVAGLQPFAADWASFPESAARDATAAFKELEWE